A window of the Brumimicrobium sp. genome harbors these coding sequences:
- a CDS encoding response regulator produces the protein MSKIKVLVVEDESIVSKDIQQSLKRLGYIIAGASATGERAIELAAEEHPDIVLMDIMLKGDMNGIEAAEVIKREHHIPVIFLTAYADDATLSKAKITEPYGYIIKPFKEIDLHTSIEMALYKNQKEKEIKKERDLLYSLVENQDSNENIFVKSNFKLVKLNKKDIYFVEALKDYVVINTQDKRYTIHSTMKGIEDKLGEIDFIRVHRSFIVRIDKIASIEYPNLQMEDDKKLIPIGGSYKDILMEKINTI, from the coding sequence ATGTCAAAAATTAAGGTTTTAGTAGTTGAAGACGAATCCATTGTCTCAAAGGATATTCAACAAAGTTTAAAGAGATTGGGGTATATTATTGCTGGGGCATCTGCTACTGGAGAACGCGCAATAGAATTGGCTGCAGAAGAACATCCCGATATCGTGTTGATGGATATTATGTTAAAAGGAGATATGAATGGGATAGAAGCAGCAGAAGTTATTAAAAGAGAACATCATATTCCTGTAATCTTTCTAACTGCTTATGCCGATGACGCTACATTATCAAAAGCAAAAATAACAGAACCTTATGGATATATTATAAAGCCTTTTAAAGAAATAGATTTGCATACATCAATCGAAATGGCTTTATATAAGAATCAAAAAGAGAAAGAAATTAAAAAAGAACGCGATTTATTATATTCCTTAGTAGAAAATCAGGATTCCAATGAAAATATCTTTGTAAAATCTAATTTTAAATTGGTAAAACTAAATAAGAAGGATATCTATTTTGTTGAAGCTTTGAAAGATTATGTGGTAATTAATACACAGGATAAACGATATACCATTCACTCTACAATGAAAGGAATTGAGGATAAATTAGGAGAAATCGATTTTATACGCGTTCATCGCTCCTTTATTGTTAGAATTGATAAAATTGCCTCTATAGAATATCCAAATCTTCAAATGGAAGATGATAAAAAACTAATCCCAATTGGTGGTTCCTATAAGGATATTTTGATGGAAAAGATTAATACAATCTGA
- a CDS encoding RNA polymerase sigma factor, producing MNEEDLVKKCVSGDDKAQFELFNRFSSTMMGVVLRYINDRERADDVLQDGFIKVFNNLHLFESKGSLEGWIRRIMVNTSLDQIRKDKKDKFNIELDDSFIEIVQENEVEGTLQAEILMNLVQQLPDGYRIVFNMYAIEGYSHKEIADRLNISENTSKSQYSRAKAALREVLEKLNIER from the coding sequence ATGAATGAAGAGGATCTTGTAAAAAAATGTGTCTCTGGAGATGATAAAGCGCAATTTGAATTATTCAATCGCTTTTCATCTACCATGATGGGCGTTGTGTTGCGATACATCAACGATCGGGAAAGAGCAGATGATGTTTTACAAGATGGATTTATTAAAGTTTTTAATAATCTTCATCTTTTTGAAAGTAAAGGTTCTTTGGAAGGTTGGATACGGCGAATAATGGTAAATACCTCTTTAGATCAAATTCGTAAGGACAAAAAAGATAAGTTTAATATCGAATTAGATGATTCTTTCATAGAAATTGTCCAAGAGAATGAAGTCGAAGGAACATTACAAGCCGAAATTTTGATGAATTTAGTTCAGCAATTGCCTGACGGTTATAGGATTGTTTTTAACATGTATGCAATTGAAGGATATAGTCACAAGGAAATCGCAGATAGACTTAATATCTCAGAGAACACATCAAAATCTCAGTATTCACGAGCTAAAGCCGCTTTACGAGAAGTATTAGAAAAATTAAATATTGAAAGATAG
- a CDS encoding gliding motility-associated C-terminal domain-containing protein, whose translation MKDRDNIEELFQKELGNYHAKVNPELWKGIQAGIQIGGTASRVGTSIGVIGKTIIGIISIAAITTGVIMVNNTRNFEKHPVEQQEIKPEQVTTETKHETVSSGDNSDQTKLTSDTQTSHKSTPDMEITSSVTVVEDNYVKNDVALPFEKVSNTPVSSQETNPTTKEGSKENKSTSTITEVDSWEDVEVVYSQNNQFVKFSIQNLPSQAEVIWDFGDGRFEHAVNPDHFYENSGNYQVRLTVQNGNQKVVKETLVKIVLHGEITNLPNIFTPNGDGKNDEFFISYKNIESFQITVMDQTQKVVFTSNDPDFKWDGTDLSGNPVKAGTYIYIIVAKDNAGNTINKYQRLEIMR comes from the coding sequence TTGAAAGATAGAGATAACATAGAAGAATTGTTCCAAAAAGAATTAGGAAATTATCATGCAAAGGTAAATCCTGAATTGTGGAAAGGGATCCAAGCAGGAATCCAAATTGGAGGAACTGCTTCTAGAGTGGGAACTTCTATTGGTGTTATTGGTAAAACTATCATTGGTATAATCTCTATTGCTGCAATTACTACTGGTGTTATTATGGTGAATAATACTCGAAACTTTGAAAAGCACCCTGTAGAACAACAAGAAATAAAGCCAGAGCAGGTAACGACAGAAACAAAACACGAAACAGTATCTTCAGGTGATAATAGTGACCAAACTAAACTAACTTCTGATACACAAACTTCTCATAAATCAACTCCAGATATGGAAATTACCTCTTCCGTAACAGTTGTTGAAGATAATTATGTAAAAAATGATGTTGCCTTACCATTTGAGAAAGTATCAAATACTCCTGTTTCTTCTCAAGAAACTAACCCGACAACTAAAGAGGGAAGTAAAGAGAATAAGTCAACTTCTACTATTACAGAAGTAGATTCATGGGAAGACGTAGAGGTTGTTTACAGTCAAAATAATCAGTTTGTAAAGTTTTCTATTCAGAACTTACCAAGTCAAGCTGAAGTGATATGGGATTTTGGAGATGGTAGATTCGAACACGCTGTTAATCCAGACCATTTCTACGAAAATTCAGGAAATTATCAAGTAAGATTGACTGTTCAAAATGGCAATCAAAAAGTAGTCAAAGAAACACTTGTTAAAATTGTACTTCACGGAGAAATTACCAACTTACCTAACATCTTTACACCAAATGGTGATGGTAAGAATGATGAGTTCTTTATTTCTTATAAGAACATTGAGAGCTTCCAAATTACGGTAATGGATCAAACGCAAAAGGTTGTATTTACGTCAAACGATCCCGATTTTAAATGGGATGGAACTGATTTATCTGGTAATCCGGTAAAAGCAGGTACGTATATCTACATTATTGTAGCTAAAGATAATGCTGGCAATACTATCAATAAATATCAGCGTTTAGAAATAATGCGATAA